AACAACTACTgtatattgtagttttttttttctacatcttTTTGGTGTAATATCACAAAAAAGCCGCTACTGAACGAGTCAtgtcttcctctttttccaccTGATGAAACGTATATTTCTAAATcacattaaaacttaaaaaaaaattgtatttatgtttagtttCACAACATATTCCCACTGTTAGTATCCCAATTACTTCAGGTCTGTTGCTGTATAAATTTGACTTGTAATACAGACTCtcaaataagattttttttttttttcatttttgacgactcttattttagttttgattaTTCTGTTGGTTTTGTTGTAAAACCCTATAAGAAGAACATAATGAATGACTTTGTCATCACTCTGTTATTGGAGGGTGTTTTCTTTCAGACAACAGACAAGCCTGCAACTAAATATTTGGCCTGTTGGGCAGCAGAGTGGGACAGATATCTGTAATGTGCTTTATAATCTaatatcagtgttttctttcttcctggCCTTTCTAGCGGAGTTCGCTCTACTTTTTGATGTTTCAGTGTGCTACCACATGTTCTCTCTCTCGATCTGCTTTTGCTTCGGCCCTCTTTCACTGTCATTCATGGCTGCTCTTGGCTGTGTTACAGATACACCAGAAGCAGGGGCAGCCAGCCGAGCGATCTGAGTGTTTCCTGGCTTTGATGCGACCCGAGGGTGCCTGGAGCATGTCCACAGTGGGCCTGACTGCCCAGGAGATCTCTTTTCCCATAGAAAACCCCTTCCTCCGGGGCAGCTACTGTCACAGCATGGCTGGATCCAAACCCTCCTGGAGCCATCGCCATGAGCTGGACAAGTGAGTGTTCAGGTGCCAGATCTAGCAGTCAGTTCACCAGGGGTACATTGTTAAATCTGCATGACATTTTGGGGTTTTAAAATTCAAGTCTGTctagatttttttgtaaattatataGAACTTTTGTTCTGGCTTAATTAAAACCATACTaacataaatattgttttctctAACAGCTTCTACTTCAGTATggacacagcacacacagatcACAGCTCACGAACCCAAATAAAGGGGCCACCCCCACCATCACAAAGTTACGAAAGTAAGTTCCCGATCTGTCATCTTTACATCAGAGGTCTTCTGAAGTACTGCATTGCATGTTTTGTGAATCATCTCCTGCATAACGGATTGTAATTGATTTTCCTGAACTATAGAAAAGCCTAATAGTCCATAGGAGACCGTCTTTACGGGATGAAATTAAGTTGTAGTAGTGAATGGCAACTGTAACagattgttttacaattttcctctctgtcagGACATAAACACATTCTCAGCACACAAAGATTACCTCCAAAGAAATCCCGGCCCTCCCACCTCTCCCTGTCCTGCGGTGCTGAACCCTCCACCCCAAGTCCTCCTGATGATGACCAGGTGGTCCCCTCATTCCAGAGGCTCTCAGTGTACGAGTGCAACAGCCCACCACAGACACCAGGCAGATGCTCCAAGCCTCTGCCCCCTATCCCTCCCCAAACAGACATCTCCCCTGAACAAGCTATGGACAATGAGGTAGAATTTTTCACGAGTTCAGACGACAGCTGCTGCCTGGTGTCTGATCAGTGTTCAAAATCGTTTCCCTTTCGACATGGAATCAGCCGCCTCAGGAGCTTCAGGGACTGTGGACAGATTAACTATGCCTATTATGATGGTCCACTACGGCCGCAAAACCAGAGGCAGCACTATCAAATGCATCCGCCACAGGAAGTGAAGGAACAGTGtgagcagcatcagcagcaacCTGAGCCAGTGGTTTGTCAGAGACAGCAGGACAAGGCTCAGAGGAAGCTGCGACGCTCTCATTCTGGCCCAGCGGGATCCTTCAACAAGCCCTCAGCACTGCGCCTCACATGCCCCAAACGCCAAACTCATAGTATGGAAAAGCCAGAGGTGCCTCCCCCAATCCCTCCCCGAACAATCAAAATAGGAGACTACCGCCGCTGGTCAGCAGAAGTCTCGTCTGCAGCTTATAGTGATGAGGACAAACCACCCAAGGTGCCCCCGAGGGAGCCTTTGTCTAGAGGCAGCTCTCGCACCCCCAGCCCTAAGAGCCTCCCAACATACATTAATGGGGTGATGCCCCCGACCCAAAGCTTTGCACCGGATCCTAAATATGTAAGCTGTCGAGGTTTACAGAGACAGAACAGCGAGGGCTCCCCTTGCATCCTTCCTGTAAtagaaaatggcaaaaaggtCAGCACCACACATTACTATCTACTGCCTCAGCGATCTTTCATGGGCTCATCTTGTGTCACGGACAGTTCTGCAGCACGCAAAAAAGATGAATCAGACTGGGAATGGCACACCAGGCGAAAAGTACAAGTGGAtttggtttgaaatgttttagtagACGTAAAAGAGGACTCTTCTCTACGTGAATAAAAACCACTTCACAAAATCGTGAAACCGAACACTAACACCCctcaaactgctgctttttttgttttgtttattttaacccCTATGTATTCTGAACACACAGGGTATGTGCGCACTGTATTCAGTTACTGGTAATGTTGAAATAGCTCTCACAACTGagatacttaaaataaaaaaatttatctCTAACTATATGTGagcaaaattaaacattttaaagcttaTTTTTGATAGGACTTTAGTAGATTTAGTAGGGTGCTGTTTTTGCTGATGATGTGGTATAGACAGAAGGTGCAAGCGGGTCTTGAACCTCACATGCTCAGTGTTTTGTGTCCCGAGGGTTGAGGCAATTTTGAGATACAACGGGGCAATTTAACGCTGCTTCTGTATCCCACAGGGGACAAAAGGTCAGTAATGTAACTGTGTATCAGTTAATATATGAAGTTTAAACACAAGGCCAATTAATCTTTTACAAAATGAAGGATGCTAGCATTCAAATCTCAATTCTGTTTGCTACACTGATGCACACACTGATGTTTCCCTGCCTTGATGAAGTTTTTGTCTTACTCATATCTGTGTAAATTTATGTTTTCCACATGGTACATTGTCATGGAACAATTTGTACTAAGAGGTGGGTACATTACTGGTAGCTATGCATTTTCATTGAAATATCTAGTGCAGCTTATGTGGTTTGGCTTTGTGTAttagtgtgtatttatgtgcgtgaacatgtttgtgcatgtgaacGGCAGTTGGAAAAGTGTTGTGGTGAATGACTTTTGACAATTAAGTGGAGAATTGTCAAGCGTACTTGTTACTGTGTCTGCTTGTTTGCAGCACCTGCTTAATAAGTGCACACATTTTATTGCTTTCTTTCAGTATCCAggtttttgttggtgtttttttgtttgttttttgttgcataAATGCCCTGTTGAAATGAATGTATGCCATTCTTACTGAAATTCTGTCAAACAGTTGGAGGAGCTTATTTTTGGTCAAGCTGTGAGTCATTGCTTGAAACAAATTTGCCTCAAGTACTACCTCCCTTTtgatattaaacatttatttcatatacTCTCCATTTAAATTGTGTTAAAAGCCaagatttaaaattatattcCACAAACTACAAGGTAGCCAGCTCCAATTGTGATTTGACACAAAGTTTTATTTGGATTAAACTAAGGCAAAGTCAGTTCTAACCGGATCTACCTAAACAGAGATTTTAGATTAGTCAGAACTTAGCTTGTTAGGCTCAATTTAGGCTCACCTGTTAATACAGATGCATTACAAGTGCAGGGTTTACCTGCCTGACACAGACTTTCCTGTTCTGCTCATGCATTCCTGCCTTACATGATTGCAGTAGGTGTGGTCTGAAAGACTGTGGCTGCTGGCAGCCTAGAAAATATATGAATTTTATTGTTGTAGATTATTCAGGAAGCGTCGGGGTGATATAGTAAATGTAGCACATGTATTGAAGTAACCTATGGTGTTCAGTTTGGGAAACGGATAACTGCTAAGGTCAAACGGTCATTGAagtatacttttttttaatttttttttccctccctcctgCTCACAAAACCTTGCCAACACAATGTTGCTTTTGActtaaatgtctgaaaaatgtttacattatacACTGATAATATTTAATCTTAATGTATTCATATGTCTTATTAGAAATAATACAACTGAAGACTAGTTTATCAAGGAATTACTTCTCTGCCATGGTGAAGATATGCACTGGGAGAGTACAGTATgctgtgtacagtatttaacaATTCCTTTCGTTATAAATGGATGAAAAGTATATAGTCTTTAAAAAggaagcaaaataaaatgaattatttataagCCTGCTTCAGTCTGTTTCTTGAATCTGTCAAGAGTGAACTCTCAACTCAGCTGTTTGGCCTGTTTTATCACCCACACACCCTCCTGCTGTGCCTTATTGTAACTGGCCTGTATCCAGCGAAAGAAGAGCGACTTACAATGGTCGACTGACAGGTGTACTGCATGTTGCCTTCCTCTTCCTGGTGAATAGAGTTTCCTCCTGCGTAACTGCTCATATGGTCGGTGACAGCCAGCTTTGTGCCCACAGGTTTTAAAGGACTcaacaatgttgtgttttactCTTGACTCGAGTCCATGTGGTTAGGCATGGAGCCTAAAAAACTGCAAGCTAGAGGTCAAATAATTAAGCTGCAATTACAATATCCACCATAGCTTATAATACAGCAACTCATTTTGCCTTATTCTCTCAAAagaacaaaaggctgcagattgAACTATCCGCATGCAAACCTGATTCACTCCTACGTGAGCTGCTAGGTGACAAAGGGTGGTGATTATTGTAGCTAAAGACAGCCTGCTTATTTTATTCTGATGGGGGCAAGAAAGATCCAGTGCAAGGTGAATTACCTGTATGTGGTCTGAGATTAATTTCTAAACAATCTTAAAGCAAAACACATTATTGCACTGCTTTGGCATCAAAGACAGTTATTTTCTCCGAACTTGCTTGGACTCGACCTTAACAATTTTCTTAAATTTTGACTTGACttcaagaaacattttttcagaCTTTAAGGCACAAGGGAACGATTCTATGTAAAATGGACTCACTTTAAGTCGCAAACTATTTCTGTCCTCttcctttattttcttaaaGCAACATGAACCCTTTTGTTTCCTAATGTTGccattacattttgtgttttgcttagGCAGTGAGGATGTGGAATTCAACACTGTTAATGACTCAGCtacatcaaatatatttttggcCTCAGTTAATTAGTTATGAGTCCTTGGTTGGCACTGATGGATTACCATGTGGACCaaactatttttaataattataattacagtGGTTACTGCCTCATTAATTGCTATACAACCTCTACTGATTCATCTGcagtttacttttttgtgtCAGACGTTTAACATGTCTTCTGCACTGCACAGATTTGTAGTGTACAAAGATTTAGTGCAAATTACTTCAATCCAACTACAAAGTTAACAAAAAGACTCATATAGATTTGTGTCAGTGTACACAACAAAAGTAAAGACTAAGATTGATGAAATGCAGCTTCTGTCTTCAATAGTATTACATCTATGCAATTACTATTAAAGAACATTGGCATTAAACCAATAGCTCAACAGTTAACCACTTAAAATGGGAGAATGCATAACAAACtatttcatatatatttctGGTAAACttttacacatatatatatatatatatatatatatatatatatatagggcAGTAAAATATTTAGAACATTTAATTCACACGTGCTATTTTGAGAGTGATTTCTGAAAGTTGCTGTATGCTTGCTTGCACCTATTATGTATAGTATAAATATACTTTATGTTATACCAAGATCATCCTTGTCTGAAAACTGATATACATATGTTAGAGCTGAACATTGTGTATCTTCTCTTGCTCCTgactggatttatttttttggggcGGCAGTTTACAGATTCCCACCCTACTGTTCAAAAACATGGACCTACATTGGAAAATCTCAGTGAAAATTTCAATAACATTGTTTgcattgtgattttgttttggcaTAACGTTTCTTATCATTTACTGTGAGAGGTGAACAGAGTTGTGAATATTTAACTGTAGCCTAAGTGGAGCTGGTTAAATTTTACTCAGGGCAGAGTACATGGATAGAAAACATAGAACATCATTTAAAGGTAAAGAAAGTAGTCACAGGTGTATTTTCTGTGTTCAGCCTCTAGGTGGAGACAAGAAACCATCAATTGTCCAGGTAAAGGCAAATCCATGAGGTTGAGACTTCTTTGTAGGACCCACGGCAGAGAAGTGAACAATGATTTTCAGATGCAGTGGCATAAAATGATGTCAGATGTCACTTTTGTCAGACTGGCAGGGACAATATTCCCAGCCCTTACAGTTCGAGTATTTTCTGATCACTCTCATCTTCCCTAAATATTACAATAACATATATATTCGTTATATTCCCTTGGGCTTTATTCATTTAtccatcctcctctctgctgAAAAGgccaaacataaataaaatgagtgCGTGTCTGCCATCTAGTGACAAAATAATGTATTGATTCACCTGCAGCCATTACTTTCTAATGGGAATAATGAAGATCATTTACACTATTCAAGACAAATAACAGAAACCCCACATTAAACTGCACAACAAAGGGGACGTGCCATATTGCCTATTGTACTAACTGCCAAAAATTGTTATTCCACAACCTTAAATGATTAGAAAGATGGATTATGTAACGGTTATTTATGTAAGAAGTTGTACCACCTCATCTGTTAAAAAACATGCCAAAAATAACATgtccaaaaggaaaatgttttattctccaGTTAATTGGATGACAGTTATGACCCCTGGTTTCAATCATtcaagaaatattttatatatatttaaatgaaaatatatagagagatacatatatagatatctatatttgtgtgtgtgtattagtagTATTTATTCACTCCTCAAAATGGCAACAGCTTGACACTTCTCCTAGAGCTAAAACTAGCAccaatgttttctttcagtctagatagatagatttacagccttctctcctctcctcttaaaatatatattttttaacttgtGATTCTCAATATTGCaggaaactgaaaaaataaataactcttAACAGGTAGAAGCCTACATCTATATCCATGTTCATTTTGGTTCATGCAAAGGtactgtaaattacatttattataaataaaatcataaacatataacaacaaataGTAGTGCATTTCATCTGCAGTGTTGATAGTTCATACAGCAATGCAATATCTTTTACAGTTAGGATAAAAAAcactcaaattaaaacaaaattctctaAATTGTAGCCTTCAAGAACGGTTGGTGTTTAAAACCTCAGGATGTCTTGCTGTGGTCTGGAGAAACACAAGGACAGCATATTAATACCACTATACTAACTGCAGTATAAACTTACATTTATCTGCCAGTACTATTAGTTATAGTTATTCAtcatacaaatataataaacaagAATACCGGTATTTGGGTGTGAACACTTTCTAGATTTGGGCTAGAAATGTTTGATGAGTACGTTCCTGCCAATCCCAAGTTGTGATCTCCTAGGcatatgataaaaataaaatgtttaaaattgtttaaaattactTCCTAAAAATTACTTCCTAAAGTAaatcttaaacattttaaagtaaaaaaaaaaaaataccagcaTAAGAGAAGTCAAAGAAGTCCTCCTCAAAAGCGGACAGTTTTCTGTTATAGGAGTTCCTCCTTCTCCTTAAGTAGAGAGATTGGTTCATTAgtttaacataaaaaatgtttcttctaTTGCATATTATGAGACAAGAAAATACATCTGAGGCATCATAACCCACCAAACACCCGTATATTTCTTTTTGACAATGACAGCAAGGACAATAATCAAGAGCAGAAATGTGCCAGCCAGTGATCCAAACAGTGCTGCATAAAAACCTGGACCCCTACGAAAAAATTCACACTGTGGACCATAAAACTGCTCCAGGCTAGACTCGAAGCACCTAGGTTAAAAGACCACAGGATTAAAAagcattaatacattttatattacacGATACgatacaatacattttatattacaaacatgtttgtaatattaacattaaagtaaaatagatTTTGCTTACTCGCAAGTAGGCCCTttgtaaatatcattgcgacattGTCCATGCTGATGACAGTAATCCGGATTTGTTTTACAAGGTCCAACACACTCCCACTCACCATTGCCAATCACTGCAGTGTAATTAGCAAACCGACTGCAGTTAACATAGGGCTCCAGCTCTGTGATATCTaaatgataaacaaaaaaaaaagtggtgatacagttttcattttttccaaatGCAATAATACAACTTGAACAAATGAACAATGAACAAAGGAACAACAGCTATAAGTACACTTAGTGCACTTACTGGTAATAACAGGTGGTTGGAAGGTGAGTTTGTTTAATGTCACTATGCTATTATTAAAGGCTCTGGAAATTATATTGAGGTTATTTGTGTCATTCAGGATAGAAGTCAATAGTCCATCAAGCTTAGTGTTGACAAACTGGATCTGAGTTTCATTGTTTGGATAGCTGTACTCTGCCACACTCTCTGCAACAACACTTCCTTCcctacaataaaaaaagcagaaatatatCACTAAATTAAAATAGCTTGTGgttattaaaagtaattttaattcAGTAAAGAAACCTACGATAACTTGATGACTAGCacgtttttaaaattttctgagTCTGCTTCTTTGCATAGGGCTGTAAGCTGGAAAACAAGACAGATGTTATTAAAGCACAGTTATGGCAACAAATCAACATGTAATTGATGCTAAAAACTGTAGGTCTGCATCTTAATTCTATTTCCTGATGTTAATTAGCATCTTCTAAGGCTTGAGAATTTTATATGAAATCAGATCAGTTAAATCATGCAACAATGAAGCAAAATCTGGTACCTGTTTTACTAATGTGTTGATGAATTGTAATgactgatttgattttaaattgttaaaagcAGGCTGGAAAGGTATTTCAATTTCCAAAGTAAAGTTGGCTTTTCGAGTTGGTATTGCTCCAGAATCTGCGAAAACATCATTACATCATTACACATCATACAGACAATCGAAACTTGAAATGAAATTCTATTCcaatgttttcaaaattaatgaaaattaaatttgtgtaaggatgcaaaataaaattcaccAATATGAGGAGAAGTGTCATTTTCTCCAAAAGAGCAGACATCTCCAAACACAAAGTCTTGACAGTGGCAGTGACATCGTCCCAGTGTGGAGTTGAATCTACAGTTGCCCCCGATACACTGACAGTCCTCATCTGCACACTGGAAAGTTGTGAGTGGTGTTGTCACAGTGAGAGTAGCATTTGTAAGAGGGAACAGGGTAGATGTTGAATGCTTGATTGTTGTAACGGTTTTTGTGCTGATTATTTCTGCTGATGTGAAATCCTTTGAGGTTGGAGCAGTTGATGAAAGTGTTGGTGGCCTATTGGTGGTATTTGCTGTTGCAGTAGGTTGTATCAAAGGTGGTACGCTGGGAGAGGTTGAGTAAGTTGGATGATTTGTAGGTGTAGTATTTGACTTTGTGGTTCCAGTAGGTGTAAGTGAGAAGGTCGGTCTCACCAAATTAGATGTGATAGTTGAGCTGACCGTTGCTGTTGCAGTTTCTGGTGGATGGTGTGAAGTTGTGGTTAATGATGTGGAAGACTTAGTTATTGGATGTGATATGGATAGAACTGATGTAGAAAAAGCTGTATTGGTTAATGGAAAAAGTGATGGTTTATTTGATGCATGTGACAATGTAGAGTCACGTATGGCAGTGGACGTTGAGGGTAAAGGGGCCTCTGACTCACGGGTTTCTTTTGTAGTTCTGCTGTTTTGAATAgatgatgtttttaaagaacCTGAATATGTGGAAGTTGGTGACTGTGCTGTTGAATTGAGTGTAAATGTCCTTGTTGGAGTTTCATTAAAGCTTGTAGTTACTGTTGTTGCACGAGATGTAGATTCCtcactggcagtggaagtgactgggtgtggtgacaatgtttttgacttgcttgtcgtggtgagtggccttgtctgagtttcagtagataatgcagagggtgATGAGGGCTGGTTGGACTCACTGGTCAATGTAATGGCCCtactttcttttgaaatggtgggctctgctgtagagtgtggtttcaagcttgctgctattgttcttgtctgtgatgttgcttcccttgtggaaatagtagcagacaactgtgaaactgtggattcctcactggcagtggaagtgactgggtgtggtgacaatgtttttaacttgcttgtcgtggtgagtggccttgtctgagtttcagtagataatgcagaagatgatgagggatggTTGGATTCACTAGTCAGGGTAACGGCCCTAGTCTcatttgaaatggtgggctctgttgtagagtgtggtttcaagcttgctgttattgttcttgtctgtgatgttgcttcccttgtggaaatagtagcagacaactgtgaaactgtagattcctcactggcagtggaagtgactgggtgtggtgacactgttgttgacttgcttgtcgtggtgagtggccttgtctgagtttcagtagataatgcagagga
This genomic interval from Channa argus isolate prfri chromosome 5, Channa argus male v1.0, whole genome shotgun sequence contains the following:
- the errfi1a gene encoding ERBB receptor feedback inhibitor 1a isoform X2, with the protein product MDTAHTDHSSRTQIKGPPPPSQSYERHKHILSTQRLPPKKSRPSHLSLSCGAEPSTPSPPDDDQVVPSFQRLSVYECNSPPQTPGRCSKPLPPIPPQTDISPEQAMDNEVEFFTSSDDSCCLVSDQCSKSFPFRHGISRLRSFRDCGQINYAYYDGPLRPQNQRQHYQMHPPQEVKEQCEQHQQQPEPVVCQRQQDKAQRKLRRSHSGPAGSFNKPSALRLTCPKRQTHSMEKPEVPPPIPPRTIKIGDYRRWSAEVSSAAYSDEDKPPKVPPREPLSRGSSRTPSPKSLPTYINGVMPPTQSFAPDPKYVSCRGLQRQNSEGSPCILPVIENGKKVSTTHYYLLPQRSFMGSSCVTDSSAARKKDESDWEWHTRRKVQVDLV
- the errfi1a gene encoding ERBB receptor feedback inhibitor 1a isoform X1, coding for MRPEGAWSMSTVGLTAQEISFPIENPFLRGSYCHSMAGSKPSWSHRHELDNFYFSMDTAHTDHSSRTQIKGPPPPSQSYERHKHILSTQRLPPKKSRPSHLSLSCGAEPSTPSPPDDDQVVPSFQRLSVYECNSPPQTPGRCSKPLPPIPPQTDISPEQAMDNEVEFFTSSDDSCCLVSDQCSKSFPFRHGISRLRSFRDCGQINYAYYDGPLRPQNQRQHYQMHPPQEVKEQCEQHQQQPEPVVCQRQQDKAQRKLRRSHSGPAGSFNKPSALRLTCPKRQTHSMEKPEVPPPIPPRTIKIGDYRRWSAEVSSAAYSDEDKPPKVPPREPLSRGSSRTPSPKSLPTYINGVMPPTQSFAPDPKYVSCRGLQRQNSEGSPCILPVIENGKKVSTTHYYLLPQRSFMGSSCVTDSSAARKKDESDWEWHTRRKVQVDLV